In Pyxidicoccus trucidator, a single genomic region encodes these proteins:
- the mobA gene encoding molybdenum cofactor guanylyltransferase: MSISDGEYPDVTLAIIAGGQGRRLSGVPKGLLAVEGRTVVERLLALAPRFGDVLLVANEPGPYAGLGLRTVADEVPGKGAPGGVHAALVAARTPWVLAVACDMPFVQPEAVRVLMDARGEAVDAVCFEVAGRVEPLLAVYRTALATEWGAALAEDPSLRQLLSRYRARLLPEDALRTVDPTLRSLVNVNTPEDLTRHGVTLPRR; this comes from the coding sequence ATGAGTATTTCGGACGGCGAGTACCCGGATGTGACGTTGGCCATCATCGCGGGGGGCCAGGGCCGGAGGCTGTCCGGAGTGCCCAAGGGACTGCTGGCGGTGGAGGGCCGCACGGTGGTGGAGCGACTGCTGGCCCTCGCGCCGCGCTTCGGGGACGTGTTGCTGGTGGCGAACGAGCCAGGGCCCTACGCGGGGCTCGGACTGCGCACGGTGGCGGACGAGGTACCGGGCAAGGGCGCGCCAGGCGGCGTGCACGCGGCACTGGTGGCGGCGCGCACGCCGTGGGTGCTGGCGGTGGCGTGCGACATGCCCTTCGTGCAGCCGGAAGCGGTGCGCGTCCTCATGGATGCGCGGGGTGAAGCGGTGGACGCGGTGTGCTTCGAGGTGGCGGGACGGGTGGAGCCGTTGCTCGCGGTGTACCGGACAGCGCTCGCGACGGAGTGGGGAGCGGCGCTGGCGGAGGACCCCTCCCTGCGCCAGCTCCTGTCACGCTACCGCGCGCGGCTGTTGCCCGAGGATGCACTGCGCACGGTGGACCCGACGCTGCGCTCCCTGGTGAATGTGAACACGCCAGAGGACCTCACGCGGCACGGTGTCACGCTGCCTCGGAGGTGA
- the glp gene encoding gephyrin-like molybdotransferase Glp, which produces MPLTPLSTARLAALDAIAPAAPERVSLLDAHGRFLATAVTASRSLPGCDNSAMDGWAVRSEETRGANRERPSRLRIIDTVYAGSLPSRALQPGQATRIFTGAPLPSGADAVVRQEAARASDDGQHVDVFITVPPGNDLRRTGEEVTSGTPLFAPGQRMSAAVLGVLASLGETHAWVRPVPRVAVLATGDELVAPGTPALPHQVYESNLILVAALAREAGADVSHLERARDDEGALRDTVSRLAPQVDVLITTGGASVGDKDHVKRVLAALGARFFVDGVALKPGKPVAIARMGDTAVVVLPGNPGAATVAFDQLARPLLLKRQGVLETRRRVRARLSESRHKQAGLTYLITATLEHSGEGEPLARLRPQGAGQILQNVHGEGWALLPPGRADFAVGDSVDVELFHGATYSAVDAAPGASA; this is translated from the coding sequence ATGCCGCTCACTCCGCTCTCCACCGCCCGGCTGGCCGCGCTCGACGCCATTGCCCCCGCGGCTCCCGAGCGGGTGTCCCTCCTCGACGCTCACGGCCGCTTCCTCGCCACGGCCGTCACCGCGTCGCGCTCGCTGCCCGGCTGCGACAACTCCGCCATGGACGGCTGGGCCGTGCGCTCCGAGGAGACCCGGGGCGCCAACCGCGAGCGCCCCTCGCGCCTGCGCATCATCGACACCGTCTACGCCGGCAGTCTCCCCTCCCGCGCCCTTCAGCCAGGCCAGGCCACACGCATCTTCACCGGCGCCCCACTCCCCTCCGGCGCCGACGCCGTCGTCCGCCAGGAGGCCGCGCGCGCCTCTGACGATGGCCAGCACGTGGACGTCTTCATCACCGTTCCTCCTGGCAATGACCTCCGCCGCACGGGAGAAGAGGTCACCTCCGGCACACCCCTCTTCGCTCCCGGCCAGCGCATGAGCGCCGCGGTGCTCGGGGTGCTGGCCTCCCTCGGAGAGACTCACGCCTGGGTGCGCCCCGTGCCTCGCGTGGCGGTGCTCGCCACCGGTGACGAGCTCGTCGCGCCCGGCACGCCCGCCCTGCCCCACCAGGTCTACGAGAGCAACCTCATCCTCGTGGCCGCGCTCGCTCGCGAGGCCGGCGCCGACGTGAGTCACCTGGAGCGCGCCCGTGACGACGAGGGCGCGCTGCGCGACACGGTGTCCCGGCTCGCGCCCCAGGTGGACGTCCTCATCACCACCGGCGGCGCCTCCGTGGGTGACAAGGACCACGTCAAGCGCGTGCTCGCCGCGCTCGGGGCTCGCTTCTTCGTGGACGGCGTCGCGCTCAAGCCCGGCAAGCCCGTGGCCATCGCGCGGATGGGAGACACCGCCGTCGTCGTGCTGCCCGGCAACCCCGGTGCGGCCACCGTCGCCTTCGACCAGCTCGCGCGCCCGCTGCTGCTCAAGCGCCAGGGGGTCCTCGAGACACGCCGCCGGGTGCGCGCCCGCCTCTCCGAGTCGCGCCACAAGCAGGCCGGCCTCACCTACCTCATCACCGCCACGCTGGAGCACTCGGGCGAAGGTGAGCCCCTCGCGCGCCTCCGCCCCCAGGGTGCGGGACAGATTCTGCAGAACGTCCATGGCGAGGGCTGGGCCCTCCTTCCTCCCGGCCGCGCCGACTTCGCAGTGGGCGACTCCGTCGACGTGGAGCTGTTCCACGGGGCCACCTACTCCGCGGTGGACGCCGCCCCGGGTGCCTCCGCATGA